A genomic window from Coccinella septempunctata chromosome 9, icCocSept1.1, whole genome shotgun sequence includes:
- the LOC123321167 gene encoding splicing factor, suppressor of white-apricot homolog isoform X2 yields MNNEEEEEMYKEEELKRNKTNEFQYSYDVPKNPDEKELPSTVLENEIEEKYEPSPDLDVPVDIQIPRTVKEYARIEKTAIFVSTQGPQMEILIKAKQSDNPQFSFLNQNDPLYKFYRHVLDAVKNRRYRSSVAKSDSNTANTSTDENGDHYLHPSLVSSASSSTEVQPTIPSIPYRPNANCAYSQLVSRIQGTTIAEVGTHQTTQIKPAENQDVHKIQEDGVQVDMSTLTYEQQQQYYQYYMQRQYYEYYKQLLEKSGVSSDALSHPDQAMNPSMQAFLQQMMYAQYLQQSQQQQPTNPYAQIVSNLSKEMSNFNPSVETPDISKEPVIYSEKKDNPPSAIPNPQTLPKEEIPVSKNSKPSESPKKAALSLIQNYASDSEEENSENEEKVDDDFKIPDEETKVVIDKMACYVVKNGEDFEKIVKSREDPRFVFLKEDHEFHPYYRRKVEEERRKMKEAAGQDDDKAESKEVSTINPGKMKEKKVIAPVSFSIKKPKEDPPKEIKSALPVDEETDEEEVGSQEAAAPLAPVIPQPPTLVTSNVSKKVFKIESSSIAKEKESKPNIPQVNDNSQGKFKKTEVNEDENKTAPEDEKIVERVIEQKHEKEEKINSPKKNDVLHKDDPVLEMIDLTEDERNIDLVKNADIFDLSPDKEKTARENRALQLERRRKALAFLKLKSASHDSDQVPDSGKPTILTIDLSNIQSPKKKYISSDSSDEDKRRHRKRSRSRNKEADHHRSKRSKESEKTPSRKDREKYRKSRTPKVERNIDSGVSDKEEGEMSDDTDDTKHRKSYKKKKSHKRKHSKSKHSSKSKKKSKKKEREVSSSPSDSGASTPR; encoded by the exons ATGAATAATGAAGAGGAGGAAGAAATGTATAAAG AAGAGGAATTGAAAAGGAATAAAACAAATGAATTCCAATATAGTTATGATGTCCCAAAAAATCCTGATGAGAAAGAACTTCCATCAACAGTATTAGAAAATGAAATTGAGGAAAAATATGAGCCTTCCCCAGATTTAGATGTACCAGTTGATATTCAAATA CCTAGAACAGTCAAGGAATACGCAAGAATAGAGAAAACAGCCATATTTGTGTCTACTCAGGGACCACAGATGGAAATTTTAATCAAAGCAAAACAAAGCGACAACCCTCAGTTCAGTTTCTTGAATCAAAATGATCCTTTATACAAGTTCTACCGACACGTTCTTGATGCtgtcaaaaatagaagatataGATCCAGTGTTGCTAAATCTG ATTCTAATACGGCCAATACTTCAACGGATGAAAATGGTGACCACTATCTTCACCCAAGTTTGGTATCGTCAGCTTCCTCCAGTACG GAGGTACAACCCACAATTCCTAGCATTCCATATAGGCCAAATGCGAACTGCGCATATTCCCAACTTGTCAGTAGGATTCAAGGTACCACCATCGCAGAAGTAGGTACCCATCAAACAACGCAAATTAAGCCTGCAGAGAACCAGGACGTTCACAAGATACAGGAAGATGGTGTCCAAGTGGATATGAGCACTCTGACGTATGAGCAGCAACAGCAGTATTACCAGTATTATATGCAAAGGCaatattatgaatattataaacAGCTTCTCGAAAAATCGGGCGTTTCTA GTGATGCCCTTTCACATCCGGATCAAGCAATGAATCCTAGTATGCAAGCTTTCCTCCAGCAGATGATGTATGCCCAGTATTTACAGCAGAGCCAACAACAACAGCCTACAAATCCATACGCACAGATTGTGTCAAATTTGAGTAAAGAGATGTCAAATTTCAACCCTTCGGTGGAAACACCCGATATATCTAAGGAACCTGTCATATACAGTGAGAAAAAAGATAATCCACCGTCTGCTATCCCAAATCCGCAGACATTGCCAAAAGAAGAAATACCTGTATCCAAAAATAGTAAGCCGAGCGAATCTCCAAAGAAGGCTGCACTGTCTCTAATACAGAACTACGCTTCGGACTCTGAGGAAGAAAATAGCGAAAATGAGGAAAAAGTCGATGACGATTTCAAGATACCCGATGAAGAAACAAAAGTGGTTATTGACAAGATGGCGTGTTATGTTGTGAAAAACGGCGAAGATTTCGAGAAGATTGTCAAGTCCAGAGAAGACCCCAGATTCGTGTTCCTGAAGGAAGATCATGAGTTCCATCCGTATTATCGGCGTAAAGTGGAAGAAGAACGTAGGAAAATGAAAGAAGCGGCAGGTCAGGACGATGACAAGGCAGAAAGTAAAGAAGTGTCGACTATCAATCCTGGAAAGATGAAAGAGAAGAAAGTGATTG cACCAGTTAGTTTTTCCATTAAAAAACCGAAAGAAGACCCTCCAAAGGAAATTAAGAGCGCCCTTCCAGTGGATGAAGAAACGGACGAAGAGGAGGTTGGCAGTCAGGAAGCTGCTGCACCATTGGCTCCCGTGATTCCCCAACCGCCAACTTTGGTCACCAGTAATGTATCGAAAAAAGTATTCAAAATAGAAAGTTCATCAATTGCCAAGGAAAAAGAATCCAAGCCGAACATTCCTCAAGTGAATGATAATTCCCAAGGTAAATTTAAAAAGACTGAAGTAAATGAAGATGAAAATAAGACAGCACCTGAGGACGAGAAAATTGTAGAAAGAGTTATCGAACAGAAACATGAAAAGGAAGAGAAGATCAATTCGCCTAAGAAGAATGATGTATTGCATAAAGATGATCCAGTTTTGGAGATGATCGATTTGACAGAAGATGAGAGGAATATCGATTTAGTTAAAA ACGCTGATATATTCGATCTTAGTCCTGACAAAGAGAAGACTGCTAGGGAAAATCGAGCGTTACAGTTAGAAAGGAGAAGAAAAGCCCTGgcttttctgaaattgaaatcTGCATCACATGATTCTGATCAGGTTCCGGACAGTGGGAAACCTACCATCCTCACTATTGATCTATCCAACATCCAATCGCCGAAAAAGAAATATATCTCCTCTGATAGTTCCGATGAAGACAAAAGACGGCATAGAAAGAG GAGTAGGTCAAGAAATAAAGAAGCAGATCATCACAGATCCAAAAGGTCGAAGGAAAGTGAGAAAACCCCCAGTAGAAAAGACAGGGAAAAGTATAGAAAGAGCAGAACTCCAAAAGTGGAAAGGAACATTGACAGCGGAGTTAGTGATAAAGAGGAAGGTGAAATGTCAGACGATACCGATGACACAAAACATAGAAAATCATATAAGAAGAAAAAGAGTCACAAAAG gaagcaTTCCAAGAGTAAACATAGTTCTAAAAGCAAAaagaaatccaaaaaaaaagagAGAGAAGTGTCTTCCAGTCCGAGTGATTCGGGAGCATCAACCCCTAGATGA
- the LOC123319994 gene encoding uncharacterized protein LOC123319994, whose protein sequence is MVDRLSDLERRFPNERFGITGNIISNLLSTVAICPLSEIVCIKEYLMDPEIACKRLDSKEVKAALDLRAAEINKWTISDYQKFYSNPTTKCIWSARSSDNVDDTYYSYSESLMICNGLLMYQMENSVDEFKKSLVSILESSVPRLNCMVIVSPPSAGKNFYFDGIRDYFMNAGQMNNSIGTYPFAYQDCCNKRIIFWNGPNYESSQLKKLKKLFAGDDLRFDVKYEPQAIVKRTPVIVLCNSEPAFVRHAEFRDSVVMYRWKAAPYLKDFDKKPLPTACVDILFNKDL, encoded by the coding sequence ATGGTGGACAGACTATCAGACTTGGAACGTAGGTTCCCAAATGAACGATTCGGAATAACGGGTAACATAATAAGTAATCTATTGTCAACAGTAGCTATATGTCCGCTGTCAGAAATTGTTTGTATAAAAGAATACTTGATGGATCCTGAAATTGCTTGTAAGCGACTTGATTCTAAAGAAGTTAAAGCAGCTTTAGACTTAAGAGCTGCTGAAATCAATAAATGGACCATCTCGGattatcaaaaattttattcaaatccTACAACTAAATGCATTTGGTCGGCGCGCAGTTCAGATAACGTTGACGATACGTATTACTCCTATTCCGAATCGTTAATGATATGTAATGGCCTTTTAATGTATCAAATGGAAAACTCTGTAGACGAGTTTAAGAAGTCATTAGTTAGTATTCTAGAATCTAGTGTACCCAGATTAAATTGTATGGTAATAGTATCACCGCCTTCAGCGggcaaaaatttttattttgatggAATTAGAGATTATTTTATGAATGCCGGACAAATGAATAATTCTATTGGGACTTATCCTTTTGCTTATCAGGACTGTTGCAacaaaagaataattttttggaaTGGACCGAACTACGAAAGTTcacaattaaaaaaactgaaaaagttaTTCGCGGGTGATGACTTGCGCTTCGATGTTAAATATGAACCTCAAGCAATTGTAAAACGCACCCCTGTTATTGTATTGTGCAACTCAGAACCAGCATTTGTTCGACACGCAGAATTTAGAGATAGTGTAGTAATGTATAGATGGAAGGCTGCTCCTTACTTGAAAGACTTCGACAAAAAACCACTTCCAACTGCTTGTGTAgatattttattcaataaagATTTATAA
- the LOC123321167 gene encoding protein suppressor of white apricot isoform X1 has translation MAHWNSSESGILRKKKKEDDIEKLFIFGYACKLFKDDEKALHIDQGKHLIPWMGNESLKIDRYDCRGHLSDLSRYEASREDYDTTRWLGLDENERKLEQLCDEERYYSLMNNEEEEEMYKEEELKRNKTNEFQYSYDVPKNPDEKELPSTVLENEIEEKYEPSPDLDVPVDIQIPRTVKEYARIEKTAIFVSTQGPQMEILIKAKQSDNPQFSFLNQNDPLYKFYRHVLDAVKNRRYRSSVAKSDSNTANTSTDENGDHYLHPSLVSSASSSTEVQPTIPSIPYRPNANCAYSQLVSRIQGTTIAEVGTHQTTQIKPAENQDVHKIQEDGVQVDMSTLTYEQQQQYYQYYMQRQYYEYYKQLLEKSGVSSDALSHPDQAMNPSMQAFLQQMMYAQYLQQSQQQQPTNPYAQIVSNLSKEMSNFNPSVETPDISKEPVIYSEKKDNPPSAIPNPQTLPKEEIPVSKNSKPSESPKKAALSLIQNYASDSEEENSENEEKVDDDFKIPDEETKVVIDKMACYVVKNGEDFEKIVKSREDPRFVFLKEDHEFHPYYRRKVEEERRKMKEAAGQDDDKAESKEVSTINPGKMKEKKVIAPVSFSIKKPKEDPPKEIKSALPVDEETDEEEVGSQEAAAPLAPVIPQPPTLVTSNVSKKVFKIESSSIAKEKESKPNIPQVNDNSQGKFKKTEVNEDENKTAPEDEKIVERVIEQKHEKEEKINSPKKNDVLHKDDPVLEMIDLTEDERNIDLVKNADIFDLSPDKEKTARENRALQLERRRKALAFLKLKSASHDSDQVPDSGKPTILTIDLSNIQSPKKKYISSDSSDEDKRRHRKRSRSRNKEADHHRSKRSKESEKTPSRKDREKYRKSRTPKVERNIDSGVSDKEEGEMSDDTDDTKHRKSYKKKKSHKRKHSKSKHSSKSKKKSKKKEREVSSSPSDSGASTPR, from the exons ATGGCACATTGGAATTCTTCTGAATCTGGAATTttgaggaaaaagaaaaaagaggATGACATCGAAAAACTTTTCATATTTGGATATGCTTGCAAATTATTCAAGGATGACGAGAAAGCATTACATATTGATCAGGGAAAGCACCTCATACCATGGATGGGAAATGAAAGTCTTAAAATTGATAG GTATGACTGCAGAGGACATCTATCAGATTTGAGCAGGTATGAAGCAAGTAGAGAAGATTATGATACTACAAGATGGTTGGGTCTCgatgaaaatgaaagaaaattagaACAACTATGTGATGAAGAAAGATATTATTCCCTTATGAATAATGAAGAGGAGGAAGAAATGTATAAAG AAGAGGAATTGAAAAGGAATAAAACAAATGAATTCCAATATAGTTATGATGTCCCAAAAAATCCTGATGAGAAAGAACTTCCATCAACAGTATTAGAAAATGAAATTGAGGAAAAATATGAGCCTTCCCCAGATTTAGATGTACCAGTTGATATTCAAATA CCTAGAACAGTCAAGGAATACGCAAGAATAGAGAAAACAGCCATATTTGTGTCTACTCAGGGACCACAGATGGAAATTTTAATCAAAGCAAAACAAAGCGACAACCCTCAGTTCAGTTTCTTGAATCAAAATGATCCTTTATACAAGTTCTACCGACACGTTCTTGATGCtgtcaaaaatagaagatataGATCCAGTGTTGCTAAATCTG ATTCTAATACGGCCAATACTTCAACGGATGAAAATGGTGACCACTATCTTCACCCAAGTTTGGTATCGTCAGCTTCCTCCAGTACG GAGGTACAACCCACAATTCCTAGCATTCCATATAGGCCAAATGCGAACTGCGCATATTCCCAACTTGTCAGTAGGATTCAAGGTACCACCATCGCAGAAGTAGGTACCCATCAAACAACGCAAATTAAGCCTGCAGAGAACCAGGACGTTCACAAGATACAGGAAGATGGTGTCCAAGTGGATATGAGCACTCTGACGTATGAGCAGCAACAGCAGTATTACCAGTATTATATGCAAAGGCaatattatgaatattataaacAGCTTCTCGAAAAATCGGGCGTTTCTA GTGATGCCCTTTCACATCCGGATCAAGCAATGAATCCTAGTATGCAAGCTTTCCTCCAGCAGATGATGTATGCCCAGTATTTACAGCAGAGCCAACAACAACAGCCTACAAATCCATACGCACAGATTGTGTCAAATTTGAGTAAAGAGATGTCAAATTTCAACCCTTCGGTGGAAACACCCGATATATCTAAGGAACCTGTCATATACAGTGAGAAAAAAGATAATCCACCGTCTGCTATCCCAAATCCGCAGACATTGCCAAAAGAAGAAATACCTGTATCCAAAAATAGTAAGCCGAGCGAATCTCCAAAGAAGGCTGCACTGTCTCTAATACAGAACTACGCTTCGGACTCTGAGGAAGAAAATAGCGAAAATGAGGAAAAAGTCGATGACGATTTCAAGATACCCGATGAAGAAACAAAAGTGGTTATTGACAAGATGGCGTGTTATGTTGTGAAAAACGGCGAAGATTTCGAGAAGATTGTCAAGTCCAGAGAAGACCCCAGATTCGTGTTCCTGAAGGAAGATCATGAGTTCCATCCGTATTATCGGCGTAAAGTGGAAGAAGAACGTAGGAAAATGAAAGAAGCGGCAGGTCAGGACGATGACAAGGCAGAAAGTAAAGAAGTGTCGACTATCAATCCTGGAAAGATGAAAGAGAAGAAAGTGATTG cACCAGTTAGTTTTTCCATTAAAAAACCGAAAGAAGACCCTCCAAAGGAAATTAAGAGCGCCCTTCCAGTGGATGAAGAAACGGACGAAGAGGAGGTTGGCAGTCAGGAAGCTGCTGCACCATTGGCTCCCGTGATTCCCCAACCGCCAACTTTGGTCACCAGTAATGTATCGAAAAAAGTATTCAAAATAGAAAGTTCATCAATTGCCAAGGAAAAAGAATCCAAGCCGAACATTCCTCAAGTGAATGATAATTCCCAAGGTAAATTTAAAAAGACTGAAGTAAATGAAGATGAAAATAAGACAGCACCTGAGGACGAGAAAATTGTAGAAAGAGTTATCGAACAGAAACATGAAAAGGAAGAGAAGATCAATTCGCCTAAGAAGAATGATGTATTGCATAAAGATGATCCAGTTTTGGAGATGATCGATTTGACAGAAGATGAGAGGAATATCGATTTAGTTAAAA ACGCTGATATATTCGATCTTAGTCCTGACAAAGAGAAGACTGCTAGGGAAAATCGAGCGTTACAGTTAGAAAGGAGAAGAAAAGCCCTGgcttttctgaaattgaaatcTGCATCACATGATTCTGATCAGGTTCCGGACAGTGGGAAACCTACCATCCTCACTATTGATCTATCCAACATCCAATCGCCGAAAAAGAAATATATCTCCTCTGATAGTTCCGATGAAGACAAAAGACGGCATAGAAAGAG GAGTAGGTCAAGAAATAAAGAAGCAGATCATCACAGATCCAAAAGGTCGAAGGAAAGTGAGAAAACCCCCAGTAGAAAAGACAGGGAAAAGTATAGAAAGAGCAGAACTCCAAAAGTGGAAAGGAACATTGACAGCGGAGTTAGTGATAAAGAGGAAGGTGAAATGTCAGACGATACCGATGACACAAAACATAGAAAATCATATAAGAAGAAAAAGAGTCACAAAAG gaagcaTTCCAAGAGTAAACATAGTTCTAAAAGCAAAaagaaatccaaaaaaaaagagAGAGAAGTGTCTTCCAGTCCGAGTGATTCGGGAGCATCAACCCCTAGATGA